From Numida meleagris isolate 19003 breed g44 Domestic line chromosome 4, NumMel1.0, whole genome shotgun sequence, the proteins below share one genomic window:
- the COMMD2 gene encoding COMM domain-containing protein 2 isoform X1, whose product MLLVLSEEQKAHLGCLPRVGGAAVAELGHLAVELLRRGAAPKACEAAARKLNAGVDTVQHGVEGLMYLLTESSKLMISEMDFQDSIHVLGFSDELNKLLLQLYLDNRKEIRSILGELAPKLPSYHSLEWRLDVQLASRSLRQQIKPAVTMKLHLNENEDLTTQVLQTDPSTLLHLIQQLEQALGEMKTNHCRRIARNMK is encoded by the exons ATGCTGTTGGTGCTGTCGGAGGAGCAGAAGGCGCACCTGGGCTGCCTGCCCCGGGTGGGCGGTGCAG CCGTCGCAGAGCTGGGGCACCTGGCGGTGGAGCTGCTGCGGCGCGGCGCCGCGCCCAAGGCCTGCGAGGCAGCCGCCA gaaaactcAATGCTGGCGTTGACACCGTGCAGCACGGGGTGGAGGGACTGATGTACCTTCTTACAGAAAGCTCCAAGCTCATG ATTTCTGAGATGGACTTCCAAGATTCCATTCATGTTTTGGGATTCTCAGATGAATTGAACAAATTACTGCTTCAGCTTTACCTTGATAACAGGAAGGAGATCAGAAGCATTCTTGGCGAGCTGGCACCAAAGCTTCCCAGCTATCATAGCCTTGAATGGAGACTAGATGTGCAG CTTGCGAGCAGAAGTCTGAGGCAACAAATTAAGCCTGCGGTGACTATGAAGCTACATCTTAATGAGAATGAAGATCTAACTACCCAAGTGTTACAAACTGACCCTTCTACCCTCCTCCACCTAATTCAGCAATTGGAACAAGCCTTGGGGGAAATGAAGACAAACCATTGCAGGAGAATAGCACGAAACATGAAATAG
- the COMMD2 gene encoding COMM domain-containing protein 2 isoform X2, whose product MLLVLSEEQKAHLGCLPRVGGAGKLNAGVDTVQHGVEGLMYLLTESSKLMISEMDFQDSIHVLGFSDELNKLLLQLYLDNRKEIRSILGELAPKLPSYHSLEWRLDVQLASRSLRQQIKPAVTMKLHLNENEDLTTQVLQTDPSTLLHLIQQLEQALGEMKTNHCRRIARNMK is encoded by the exons ATGCTGTTGGTGCTGTCGGAGGAGCAGAAGGCGCACCTGGGCTGCCTGCCCCGGGTGGGCGGTGCAG gaaaactcAATGCTGGCGTTGACACCGTGCAGCACGGGGTGGAGGGACTGATGTACCTTCTTACAGAAAGCTCCAAGCTCATG ATTTCTGAGATGGACTTCCAAGATTCCATTCATGTTTTGGGATTCTCAGATGAATTGAACAAATTACTGCTTCAGCTTTACCTTGATAACAGGAAGGAGATCAGAAGCATTCTTGGCGAGCTGGCACCAAAGCTTCCCAGCTATCATAGCCTTGAATGGAGACTAGATGTGCAG CTTGCGAGCAGAAGTCTGAGGCAACAAATTAAGCCTGCGGTGACTATGAAGCTACATCTTAATGAGAATGAAGATCTAACTACCCAAGTGTTACAAACTGACCCTTCTACCCTCCTCCACCTAATTCAGCAATTGGAACAAGCCTTGGGGGAAATGAAGACAAACCATTGCAGGAGAATAGCACGAAACATGAAATAG